A genomic region of Acidobacteriota bacterium contains the following coding sequences:
- a CDS encoding ABC transporter permease subunit has protein sequence MRSPKLLILAGKEWRELLASRAYWLLLLVIGPLVGQGFISVVHLYAEASGANGAPAALPQGLTPLDGMLAPTWAAYELAVTLLLPFVAIRLIAAEKESGALKLALQFPASLPLQLTAKVLALLTGWLLAWLPGLLALILWKSYGGHLAGAETLNLFAGHWLRMLLSAAVAMAAAALTESAASAAIVTLSFTLGTWALDFIALGRGGWLAAAAAYTPAAALRFFEQGLLRVSTVGVLLACTLAGLALTVIWWHSGQPWRNRCGLTLGLAVLSTVALALVTTSRASWDVSENRRNSFTRGEETALRQIRAPLRITINLAAEDPRLMDYERSILNKLRRLLPQLTAVYAAQSRTGLFEESGQHYGEIWYEYQGRKVMNRSTTEPIVLEQLFQLVEIAPPPAVNEPVFPGYPLAAQPRYANWLFYFLWPLAVLAVWWLTIFRRS, from the coding sequence TTGCGCTCACCTAAGCTGCTCATCCTGGCCGGCAAAGAGTGGCGCGAGTTGCTGGCCTCGCGCGCGTACTGGCTCTTGCTGCTGGTCATTGGGCCGCTCGTCGGGCAGGGCTTTATTTCCGTCGTGCATCTGTATGCCGAAGCCAGCGGCGCGAACGGCGCGCCGGCGGCGCTGCCGCAAGGTTTGACGCCGCTGGATGGAATGCTGGCGCCGACCTGGGCGGCCTATGAATTGGCCGTGACCTTGCTGCTGCCCTTCGTGGCGATAAGGTTGATCGCAGCGGAAAAAGAAAGCGGCGCGCTCAAGCTGGCGCTGCAATTCCCTGCTTCATTGCCGCTGCAATTGACGGCGAAGGTGCTGGCCTTGCTCACCGGTTGGCTGCTGGCTTGGCTGCCGGGGCTGCTGGCGCTGATTTTGTGGAAGTCTTACGGTGGGCATCTGGCTGGGGCGGAAACGCTCAATCTCTTTGCCGGACATTGGCTACGAATGCTGCTAAGCGCGGCGGTGGCAATGGCGGCGGCGGCGCTGACGGAAAGCGCCGCGAGCGCGGCGATTGTCACGTTGAGTTTTACGCTAGGCACCTGGGCGCTCGATTTCATCGCACTCGGGCGCGGTGGTTGGCTGGCGGCAGCGGCTGCCTATACACCGGCGGCGGCGCTGCGGTTCTTTGAACAGGGTTTGTTGCGCGTCAGCACGGTCGGCGTGCTGTTGGCGTGCACGCTGGCGGGTCTGGCGCTCACCGTCATCTGGTGGCATAGCGGGCAACCGTGGCGCAACCGTTGCGGCCTGACGCTGGGGTTGGCGGTGCTTAGCACTGTTGCCTTGGCGCTGGTCACGACCTCGCGGGCGAGTTGGGATGTCAGCGAGAACCGGCGCAATTCCTTCACGCGCGGCGAAGAAACGGCCTTACGCCAAATCCGCGCGCCCTTGCGCATCACGATCAACCTGGCTGCCGAAGACCCGCGCCTGATGGATTATGAGCGCAGCATCCTGAACAAGCTGCGCCGACTGTTGCCGCAACTCACCGCCGTGTATGCCGCGCAAAGCCGCACCGGCTTGTTTGAAGAGTCGGGCCAGCATTACGGCGAAATCTGGTATGAGTATCAAGGGCGCAAGGTGATGAACCGTTCGACCACCGAACCCATCGTGCTCGAACAACTTTTCCAACTTGTTGAAATCGCGCCGCCGCCCGCTGTGAATGAGCCGGTCTTTCCGGGCTACCCGCTGGCGGCGCAACCACGTTATGCCAACTGGCTGTTTTATTTTCTCTGGCCGCTGGCGGTGCTTGCCGTCTGGTGGTTGACTATCTTTCGTAGGAGCTAA